From Xyrauchen texanus isolate HMW12.3.18 chromosome 36, RBS_HiC_50CHRs, whole genome shotgun sequence, one genomic window encodes:
- the LOC127630143 gene encoding LOW QUALITY PROTEIN: transmembrane protease serine 5-like (The sequence of the model RefSeq protein was modified relative to this genomic sequence to represent the inferred CDS: deleted 2 bases in 2 codons), translated as MFGPTKGGLRCQDRPHGPLEKQQVHSLLTSLSLCEVKIQSCILLNGLCWTAASVKHLCCDGGELMRESSCGQETPGFEQGKQSLSRGAVAVIENPVVVRHSPHAEQLRVDRVEAGQNNLTSIRELQFLHPVFGKVSTHKLVRMLAALCVLCLLGGVVVGVWFIVKLLLRPNSAQSPASLGDTKDTSFCNITEDNSVTDPRKVFYRISAENSLLEIQLEKLQTWLPVCYERWNSSLGTLVCRQLGYLRLSKHKGVNLTDIGPNHTDGFVQITSEYQSNLESLWRFRGSCSTGKVIALKCFECGTRAKLPRIIGGVEATLGRWPWQVSLYYSNRHTCGGSIITNQWIVTAAHCVHNYRLPQVSSWVVYAGIVTRNSAKLTQYQGFAVERIIYNKNYNHRTHDNDIALVKLITPLNFSDTIRPLCLPQYDYDLPGGTQCWISGWGYTQPEDVHIPEVLKEAPVPLISTKKCNSSCMYNGEITSRMLCAGYTEGKVDACQGDSGGPLVCQDENVWRLVGVVSWGTGCAEPNHPGVYTKVAEFLEWIYEILESY; from the exons ATGTTTGGCCCTACAAAGGGC GGTTTACGCTGTCAGGACAGGCCCCATGGACCACTGGAAAAACAACAGGTTCATTCTTTGCTGACTTCATTGTCTCTTTGTGAAGTGAAAATCCAGAGTTGCATTCTGCTCAATGGTCTC TGTTGGACAGCTGCTAGTGTGAAGCATCTCTGCTGTGATGGAGGTGAGTTGATGAGAGAGTCCAGCTGCGGCCAGGAGACTCCTGGATTTGAGCAAGGAAAAC AGAGTCTCAGTAGAGGTGCTGTGGCAGTGATTGAGAATCCTGTGGTGGTCAGACACTCTCCTCATGCAGAACAGCTGCGGGTGGACAGGGTTGAAGCTGGGCAGAATAATCTCACCTCGATCAGAGAGCTTCAGTTTCTCCACCCAG TGTTTGGCAAAGTGTCGACCCACAAACTGGTGAGAATGTTAGCTGCTCTGTGTGTACTCTGTCTTCTGGGAGGTGTTGTTGTTGGAGTTTGGTTTATAG TGAAACTTCTCTTAAGACCTAACTCAGCTCAGAGCCCTGCAAGCCTTGGAGACACAAAAGACACGTCCTTCTGCAACATAACTGAGGATAATTCTGTGACAGACCCCAGGAAAG TGTTTTACAGAATCAGTGCGGAGAATTCTCTCTTGGAGATCCAGCTGGAGAAGCTACAGACGTGGTTGCCCGTGTGTTACGAGAGGTGGAACTCGTCTCTGGGAACGCTTGTATGTCGACAGCTGGGCTATCTGAG ATTATCAAAGCACAAAGGGGTTAATCTGACTGATATAGGGCCAAACCACACAGATGGTTTTGTCCAAATTACCTCAGAATACCAAAGCAACTTGGAGAGTTTATGGCGTTtcag GGGAAGCTGTAGCACAGGAAAAGTTATAGCTTTGAAATGTTTTG AGTGCGGGACAAGGGCAAAGTTGCCTAGGATTATTGGAGGAGTTGAAGCCACTTTGGGCAGATGGCCCTGGCAAGTGAGTCTCTACTACAGCAACCGCCACACCTGTGGAGGATCAATCATCACCAACCAGTGGATAGTTACAGCTGCTCACTGTGTTCACAA CTACAGGCTACCTCAGGTGTCCAGCTGGGTGGTTTATGCTGGTATTGTAACCCGCAATTCAGCTAAACTGACTCAGTATCAAGGCTTTGCTGTGGAGAGGATCATCTACAACAAGAATTACAATCACAGGACACATGACAATGATATCGCTTTGGTGAAGTTAATAACTCCATTGAATTTCTCAG ACACCATCAGACCATTGTGTTTACCGCAGTATGACTATGATCTCCCAGGAGGAACGCAGTGCTGGATCTCTGGTTGGGGATATACACAGCCTGAGGATg TTCATATACCAGAGGTTCTTAAAGAGGCACCTGTACCATTGATAAGTACAAAGAAATGCAATAGTTCTTGCATGTACAATGGAGAGATCACCTCTCGAATGCTCTGTGCAGGTTATACAGAAGGAAAAGTAGATGCGTGTCAG GGGGACAGTGGAGGTCCTCTGGTTTGCCAGGATGAGAATGTCTGGAGGCTGGTGGGTGTTGTTAGCTGGGGAACAGGCTGTGCTGAGCCAAACCATCCAGGTGTTTACACCAAAGTGGCTGAGTTTTTAGAGTGGATTTATGAGATTTTAGAG AGCTACTAA